A stretch of Lactuca sativa cultivar Salinas chromosome 6, Lsat_Salinas_v11, whole genome shotgun sequence DNA encodes these proteins:
- the LOC111918796 gene encoding putative RING-H2 finger protein ATL21A, with amino-acid sequence MFYTIKHTGEVASSNPMEKEHILLLIIFCFSFFVLKPIAGADTDCLPSSCGPNEPEVRFPFRISGRQPARCGFPGFNLSCDQQNRTIIRLPSSLSYIVNSISYFSQVISIDPEFCRPNRIADVDIANTPFSYSTFWRQSYTFYNCSLRLQSFDQTYYGFPFRCLSTGNYSVIASTGSMPSNCKVLKTIEVPVRSNSDFRYELQLMWFTPYCGSCEREGKACGLKSDDGQTICVSPSRGIPRSAKYGLSIGIGVPALIGIIGLICYTSSKVQAHNESHNQSIDINSIAIIPQLASRTGLDGPTIESYPKTVLGESCRLPNDDATCAICLSDYKPKESFRTIPECNHYFHSECIDEWLKLNATCPVCRNSPESSALVTPCSSASSRLSSVDSS; translated from the exons ATGTTTTACACCATCAAACACACCGGTGAGGTAGCAAGTAGCAACCCTATGGAGAAGGAACACATTCTCCTGCTCATAATCTTCTGTTTCTCTTTCTTTGTACTGAAACCCATCGCCGGAGCCGACACCGACTGCTTGCCGTCCTCCTGCGGCCCCAACGAGCCAGAAGTACGGTTCCCGTTCCGTATCTCCGGCCGGCAACCGGCCCGATGCGGTTTCCCCGGTTTCAATCTCTCCTGTGACCAACAAAACCGAACAATCATCCGACTTCCGTCATCCCTCTCATACATAGTCAACAGTATTTCCTACTTTTCACAG GTCATCTCCATAGATCCGGAATTCTGCCGGCCAAATCGAATTGCCGATGTCGATATAGCCAACACGCCATTCAGTTACAGTACCTTTTGGAGACAGAGCTACACTTTTTACAACTGCTCCTTACGGTTACAGAGCTTCGATCAAACGTATTATGGCTTTCCATTCCGTTGCCTGAGCACCGGAAATTACTCTGTAATCGCTTCTACTGGTtccatgccttcaaattgtaaGGTTTTGAAGACGATCGAGGTGCCAGTTCGATCAAACAGCGACTTTAGATATGAATTGCAGTTGATGTGGTTCACTCCGTATTGCGGATCTTGTGAAAGGGAAGGTAAAGCTTGTGGATTGAAGAGCGATGATGGACAAACAATTTGCGTTAGTCCTTCCCGCG GTATTCCAAGGAGTGCTAAATACGGATTAAGCATAGGCATTGGTGTACCTGCCTTAATAGGCATCATCGGGCTTATATGTTACACATCTTCTAAAGTTCAAGCCCATAACGAATCTCATAACCAAAGCATTGACATTAACTCAATCGCAATCATCCCACAATTGGCCTCAAGAACAGGTTTAGACGGGCCCACAATCGAGTCTTACCCTAAAACCGTGCTTGGAGAGAGTTGTAGATTGCCTAACGATGATGCTACTTGTGCTATTTGTCTTTCTGATTACAAACCTAAAGAGTCGTTTAGGACAATCCCGGAATGTAATCACTATTTCCATTCCGAATGTATTGATGAGTGGCTCAAGTTGAATGCCACCTGTCCGGTGTGTAGGAACTCACCGGAAAGTTCGGCACTGGTTACCCCTTGTTCTTCGGCATCATCGAGATTGAGTTCAGTAGATTCATCATAG